From Anopheles coluzzii chromosome 3, AcolN3, whole genome shotgun sequence, the proteins below share one genomic window:
- the LOC120958940 gene encoding vitelline membrane protein 15a-1-like: MNSFIAITLLAVIGVAIAAPAKYGGGHAHHGGVVPGPAVVHTYPAVAPVVKCGHNLLVSCDPHHHPVPCKAAPAHHAGYGHHAPAPAPAYHHAPAPHYAPAAPAYHGAEEHGEYRAKHHKKHHKKHHGKGKSADNVGEAIDSSSEAM, translated from the coding sequence ATGAACAGCTTCATTGCGATCACTCTGCTGGCCGTGATTGGGGTGGCCATTGCGGCTCCCGCCAAGTACGGCGGTGGACACGCCCACCATGGAGGAGTCGTGCCGGGACCGGCCGTCGTCCACACCTACCCGGCCGTCGCACCGGTGGTCAAGTGCGGCCACAATCTGCTGGTGAGCTGCGATCCCCACCATCACCCGGTGCCGTGCAAGGCTGCCCCGGCTCATCACGCCGGCTATGGACACCATGCTCCGGCCCCTGCCCCGGCCTACCACCATGCGCCGGCTCCGCACTACGCCCCGGCCGCTCCCGCCTACCACGGAGCCGAGGAGCATGGTGAGTACCGCGCCAAGCACCACAAGAAGCACCACAAGAAGCACCACGGCAAGGGCAAGAGCGCCGACAACGTTGGAGAAGCGATCGACAGCAGCTCGGAGGCGATGTAA